Proteins found in one Enterococcus sp. 9D6_DIV0238 genomic segment:
- the rnc gene encoding ribonuclease III: MDNQLTTELKERYGIVFHDVNLLEQAFTHSSYVNEHRYLKLSDNERLEFLGDAVLELLVSQYLYQQFPEMPEGKLTKMRAAIVREDSLSKFAKECHFDQYILLGKGEENSGGRQRPALLCDLFEAFLGALYLDQKVGAAKKFIAEVIFPKIDAGAFSHEMDHKTHLQEVLQRQGDVTIDYRLVNEEGPAHDRIFSIEVYVDGKLIGTGQGKSKKLAEQDAAERALKKHPE; encoded by the coding sequence ATGGACAATCAGTTAACTACCGAACTAAAAGAACGTTACGGCATTGTTTTCCATGATGTCAACCTATTAGAACAAGCTTTTACGCATTCATCCTATGTGAATGAGCATCGCTATTTAAAGTTGTCTGACAATGAACGATTAGAGTTTTTAGGAGATGCAGTATTGGAGTTATTAGTCTCTCAATATTTGTATCAGCAATTTCCAGAAATGCCGGAAGGCAAATTGACGAAAATGCGTGCAGCGATCGTTCGTGAAGACAGTTTATCGAAATTTGCAAAAGAATGTCATTTCGACCAATATATCCTTTTAGGAAAAGGGGAAGAAAATTCTGGCGGCCGTCAACGTCCTGCCTTGTTATGTGATCTATTTGAAGCCTTTTTAGGAGCATTATACTTAGATCAAAAAGTTGGCGCAGCGAAGAAATTTATTGCTGAAGTGATTTTCCCAAAAATCGATGCTGGTGCTTTTTCACATGAGATGGATCATAAAACACATCTACAAGAAGTATTACAACGTCAAGGAGATGTAACGATCGACTATCGTTTAGTCAATGAAGAAGGACCCGCACATGATCGGATTTTTTCGATCGAAGTGTATGTCGATGGAAAATTGATTGGAACGGGACAAGGAAAGTCGAAGAAATTAGCAGAACAGGATGCCGCTGAACGAGCGCTGAAAAAACATCCTGAGTAA
- a CDS encoding ABC transporter permease: MEKDEQVTVITEQIPPMGFRMIAREFKKDKLAIFSLTLLIIILLVVFIGALLTDQDKVMTVSILDKYAEPGGNFILGADEGGRDVFGQLIIGARNSVVIGFAITIITSIIGVGIGIISGYYGGFFDNAVMRVVDFIMILPIMMIIIVFVTIIPKYNAWSFIWIMSAFYWVAKARLFRSKTLSEVRRDYVSASKTLGTSDFKIMFREIMPNLSSLIITNLTINFAANIGIETTLTFLGFGLPTNVPSLGTLIGYASNGDVLANKTWIWVPASVLILVMMLCINYIGQAFKRSADARQRLG, encoded by the coding sequence ATGGAAAAAGATGAACAAGTAACAGTAATTACTGAACAAATTCCTCCGATGGGCTTTCGCATGATCGCAAGAGAATTTAAAAAAGATAAATTAGCTATATTTTCGCTGACGTTATTGATCATTATTTTGCTGGTTGTTTTTATAGGTGCATTGTTGACTGATCAAGATAAGGTAATGACCGTTAGTATTTTAGATAAATATGCTGAACCAGGCGGTAATTTCATATTAGGGGCAGATGAAGGCGGCCGTGATGTATTTGGGCAATTGATCATCGGTGCCCGGAACTCAGTAGTGATCGGTTTTGCAATCACGATCATCACATCGATCATTGGTGTTGGAATTGGGATCATTTCTGGTTATTATGGTGGGTTCTTTGATAACGCTGTGATGAGGGTCGTGGACTTTATCATGATTTTACCGATCATGATGATCATCATTGTATTTGTGACGATAATACCTAAATATAATGCTTGGTCGTTTATTTGGATTATGAGTGCCTTTTATTGGGTTGCAAAAGCCAGGTTGTTTAGAAGTAAAACATTGTCGGAAGTTCGCAGAGATTACGTTAGTGCCTCTAAAACATTAGGTACAAGCGATTTCAAAATTATGTTTCGTGAAATCATGCCGAATCTAAGCTCGTTGATCATTACGAATTTAACGATCAACTTTGCAGCGAATATCGGTATTGAAACGACATTGACATTCTTAGGGTTTGGTTTGCCAACCAATGTTCCTAGTTTAGGGACTTTGATCGGTTATGCCAGTAATGGAGATGTTTTGGCTAATAAAACATGGATTTGGGTACCAGCATCAGTGCTGATCTTAGTAATGATGTTATGTATAAATTATATCGGTCAAGCGTTTAAGCGTTCAGCGGATGCCAGACAACGTTTAGGCTAA
- the ndk gene encoding nucleoside-diphosphate kinase yields MEQTLIIIKPDGVKRKLVGEILQRFERKQLIIRQLKVGIMTRDLAEEHYAHVKKFDFFEDMITYMTSSEVVYLILEGDSVIKTVRTMIGATNCLEAAPGTIRGDYGNNSYHNIIHASDSLEAARIEINRFFGS; encoded by the coding sequence ATGGAACAAACATTGATCATTATCAAGCCAGACGGAGTGAAGCGTAAATTAGTGGGAGAAATCCTGCAGCGCTTTGAAAGAAAGCAGTTGATTATCCGCCAACTGAAAGTGGGAATAATGACTCGGGATTTAGCAGAGGAACATTATGCCCATGTGAAAAAATTTGACTTCTTTGAAGATATGATAACGTATATGACATCTTCTGAAGTGGTCTACCTCATCTTAGAGGGGGACTCAGTCATAAAGACAGTTAGAACGATGATTGGAGCGACCAATTGTTTGGAAGCTGCACCTGGGACGATTCGTGGAGATTATGGTAATAATAGCTATCATAACATTATCCATGCTTCAGATTCCCTAGAAGCAGCTCGTATCGAAATCAATCGGTTTTTTGGCAGCTAG
- a CDS encoding oligopeptide ABC transporter substrate-binding protein, producing MNKKFLGVLTVTAALTMTLTACGGSKKSDSGNKNVDTEDISKFTMVVKNDQDPIKGGTLEVAVASDTQFKGLFSEVYYQDAYDNYYMRPSHEGLFSYDKDFVITKDGAATLDLDVDNKKATITLKDDIKWSDGESVTADDLIYPYEVIGNKEYTGIRYDDDFTNIVGMEEYHDGKADTISGIKKIDDQTIEVSYKEMNPGMLQLSGGVYTNAMPKHIFKDIPIKDQEKSDAVRKNPVTFGPYYISKIVTGESVEYLPNEHYYRGKPKLDKIVFTNVPTASIVEALKAKKYDMVYSMPTDNYPTYKDTEDYQMLGREELAYTYIGFKLGTYDKDKGESVLNPDAKMADVKLRQAMGYAVDNDAIGQKFYNGLRSGATTLIPPIFETLHNSDIKGYQYDIEKAKKLLDDAGYKDTDDDGLREDPDGKKLTINFASMAGGETAQPLADYYLQQWKEIGLDVKLATGRLIDFQAFYDKVKNDDPEIDVFQAAWSVNSAPSPAGLYSRNAAFNYSRFVSEENDKLLSAIDSKESFDDTKRKEAYDAWQEYMFEQAPVIPTLYRNEVMPVNNRVKSFTWNYEDTRDFYGIELTAEKR from the coding sequence ATAAACAAGAAATTTTTGGGCGTACTTACTGTAACTGCAGCTTTAACAATGACATTAACCGCATGCGGTGGCAGTAAAAAATCTGATTCAGGGAATAAAAACGTTGATACAGAAGACATCAGTAAATTTACGATGGTAGTAAAAAATGATCAGGATCCGATCAAAGGCGGAACATTGGAAGTTGCTGTAGCATCAGATACACAATTTAAAGGATTGTTTTCTGAAGTTTACTATCAAGATGCTTATGATAATTATTACATGAGACCATCTCATGAAGGGCTATTCTCGTATGATAAAGACTTTGTTATTACGAAAGATGGCGCTGCGACCTTAGATTTAGATGTCGATAATAAAAAAGCAACGATCACGTTAAAAGATGATATCAAGTGGTCAGACGGCGAATCTGTGACAGCAGATGATCTGATCTATCCTTATGAAGTGATCGGGAATAAAGAATATACAGGTATTCGTTACGATGATGATTTTACCAATATTGTCGGAATGGAAGAATATCATGATGGTAAAGCAGATACGATTTCTGGAATCAAGAAAATCGATGATCAAACAATTGAAGTGTCTTACAAAGAGATGAACCCAGGTATGCTACAGTTGAGCGGCGGCGTCTATACGAATGCAATGCCAAAGCATATCTTTAAAGATATACCGATCAAAGACCAAGAAAAAAGTGATGCGGTCAGAAAAAATCCTGTCACTTTCGGTCCATACTATATTAGTAAAATCGTAACAGGTGAATCAGTAGAATATTTACCGAATGAACACTACTATAGAGGTAAACCTAAACTAGATAAAATCGTATTTACAAATGTACCGACAGCTTCAATCGTTGAAGCGCTGAAAGCGAAAAAATATGACATGGTTTACTCAATGCCAACAGATAACTACCCAACATATAAAGATACGGAAGATTATCAAATGCTGGGTCGTGAAGAGTTAGCGTATACCTATATTGGGTTCAAATTAGGAACATACGATAAAGATAAAGGTGAATCCGTTCTAAACCCTGACGCAAAAATGGCTGATGTGAAATTACGTCAAGCAATGGGCTATGCGGTAGATAATGATGCGATCGGACAAAAATTCTACAACGGCTTGCGTTCAGGAGCAACAACATTGATCCCGCCAATTTTTGAAACATTGCACAATTCTGATATCAAAGGTTATCAATATGATATAGAAAAAGCGAAAAAACTTTTGGATGACGCAGGCTATAAAGACACGGATGATGATGGCCTAAGAGAAGATCCAGATGGTAAAAAATTAACGATCAATTTTGCTTCAATGGCAGGTGGGGAAACGGCTCAACCATTAGCTGATTACTATTTACAACAATGGAAAGAAATCGGTTTAGATGTGAAATTGGCTACCGGCCGCTTGATCGATTTCCAAGCATTTTATGATAAAGTAAAAAATGATGATCCTGAGATCGATGTATTCCAAGCAGCTTGGAGTGTAAATAGCGCGCCTTCGCCAGCTGGATTATACAGTAGAAATGCGGCATTCAACTATTCACGTTTTGTTTCAGAAGAAAATGACAAATTATTGAGCGCAATTGATTCAAAAGAATCATTCGATGATACAAAACGGAAAGAAGCCTATGACGCTTGGCAAGAGTATATGTTTGAACAAGCACCAGTTATTCCAACACTATACAGAAACGAAGTTATGCCAGTGAATAATCGTGTAAAATCTTTCACTTGGAACTATGAAGATACAAGAGATTTTTATGGGATTGAACTTACAGCTGAAAAACGCTAA
- the opp4B gene encoding oligopeptide ABC transporter permease — translation MWKTILRRVLFMIPQILILSVLIFVLAKMMPGDPFTGLINPNTDPAVIEKMREAAGLNDPWTTQYIRWIGNVFHGDFGESFIFKLPVATLIGNRAVNTILLSLLTVVIMYAIALPLGVLSGRYQNSILDKFVVIYNFISFAVPPFIFALVMLFIFGYRLDWFPTTGSVSSGVDPGTAGYVWDRFYHLILPALSQALLGTAITIQYLRNEVIDSQSLDYVRTARSKGVPTNKVYTRHIFRNASLPIVSQLSYEITALISGSVVIERIFGYPGIGKLFIDSIGQRDYAVITSLVLILGVATLIGNLVSDIVMSIVDPRIRVQ, via the coding sequence ATGTGGAAAACGATTTTACGACGAGTACTTTTCATGATTCCTCAAATCCTGATTTTAAGTGTCTTGATTTTTGTTCTTGCTAAAATGATGCCGGGCGATCCATTTACTGGGTTGATCAATCCGAACACGGACCCAGCAGTCATTGAAAAAATGCGGGAAGCTGCAGGGTTGAACGATCCTTGGACAACACAATATATTCGCTGGATCGGAAATGTTTTCCATGGTGACTTTGGAGAGAGTTTTATTTTTAAATTACCAGTAGCAACTTTGATCGGTAATCGTGCAGTCAATACGATTCTTTTGTCATTATTGACGGTTGTGATCATGTATGCGATCGCTTTACCGCTTGGGGTTCTATCGGGTCGCTATCAAAATTCTATTTTAGATAAATTTGTCGTTATTTATAATTTTATTAGTTTTGCTGTACCACCATTTATTTTTGCACTTGTGATGTTGTTTATTTTTGGCTATCGTTTGGACTGGTTTCCAACAACAGGCTCTGTTTCTAGTGGTGTTGATCCTGGAACAGCAGGATATGTCTGGGACCGTTTCTATCATTTGATATTACCCGCACTTTCTCAAGCTTTATTAGGGACCGCGATAACGATTCAATATTTGCGTAATGAAGTGATCGATTCGCAATCATTGGACTATGTGCGTACTGCTCGTTCCAAAGGTGTGCCTACTAATAAAGTCTATACTCGACATATTTTTAGAAATGCTTCTTTGCCTATTGTTTCTCAATTAAGTTATGAGATCACAGCTTTGATCAGTGGATCAGTCGTTATTGAACGGATTTTTGGGTATCCAGGTATAGGTAAGTTGTTTATTGATTCGATCGGTCAACGGGACTATGCAGTAATTACATCCTTAGTATTGATTTTAGGTGTTGCGACGCTTATCGGAAATCTGGTTTCAGATATCGTGATGAGTATTGTAGATCCGCGAATTCGGGTGCAGTAA
- a CDS encoding ABC transporter ATP-binding protein: MSKENQLLDVQHLHTAFRLKDEYYDAVDDVSFELGANEILAIVGESGCGKSTLATTIMGLHDAKNTRINGEIIYKDLNLTTFNEQLYNKIRGNDIGMIFQDPLSALNPLMRIEDQIKESLTYHTDMTAEQKQARVIELLEQVGIPNPERVGKQYPHELSGGMRQRVIIAIAIACKPAIIIADEPTTALDVTIQAQILDLLKDLQEETGSGIILITHDLGVVAEMADKVAVMYAGQFVEVASAKELFDNPKHPYTRSLLQSIPQENSENSQLHVIEGVVPSLSKLPRTGCRFAPRIPWIPEDAHEETPVLHEVEENHFVRCTCYQHFQFRDEQEEM; the protein is encoded by the coding sequence GTGAGTAAGGAAAATCAACTTCTAGATGTTCAACACCTGCATACAGCGTTTCGTTTAAAGGACGAGTATTATGATGCAGTAGATGATGTATCTTTTGAATTAGGAGCAAATGAAATTTTAGCTATCGTAGGTGAATCAGGTTGTGGAAAAAGTACATTAGCAACAACGATCATGGGACTTCATGATGCGAAAAACACACGCATAAACGGAGAAATCATCTATAAAGATTTGAATTTAACAACATTTAATGAGCAACTGTATAATAAAATTCGCGGGAACGATATCGGAATGATTTTTCAAGATCCCTTATCTGCATTGAATCCTTTAATGCGGATCGAAGATCAAATCAAAGAGAGTCTAACCTATCATACAGATATGACAGCTGAACAAAAGCAGGCACGCGTGATCGAACTACTTGAACAAGTTGGCATACCTAATCCTGAAAGAGTAGGCAAACAATATCCTCATGAACTTTCGGGCGGAATGCGTCAGCGTGTGATCATTGCAATTGCGATCGCTTGTAAACCAGCAATCATTATTGCAGATGAGCCGACCACAGCATTGGATGTGACGATTCAAGCACAAATTTTGGACCTACTCAAAGATCTACAGGAAGAAACAGGTTCCGGCATTATTTTGATCACACACGATTTAGGCGTCGTGGCTGAGATGGCGGATAAAGTTGCTGTGATGTATGCAGGGCAGTTCGTAGAAGTAGCTTCTGCTAAAGAGCTATTTGACAATCCAAAGCACCCATACACTCGCTCACTACTACAGTCGATCCCACAAGAAAATTCTGAAAATAGTCAATTACATGTGATCGAAGGAGTTGTTCCTTCGTTAAGTAAACTACCGCGGACAGGCTGTCGCTTTGCTCCCAGAATTCCTTGGATACCGGAAGATGCGCATGAAGAAACCCCTGTTTTGCATGAGGTTGAAGAAAATCATTTCGTTCGTTGCACCTGTTATCAACATTTTCAATTTAGAGATGAACAGGAGGAAATGTAA
- the acpP gene encoding acyl carrier protein gives MTREEVLEKVAKIISNHFDIEAEKVTDQLNIKDDLNADSISVMEFVLELEDEFGTEISDEDAEQIETVGAAVDYIMNHL, from the coding sequence TTGACTCGTGAAGAAGTATTGGAAAAAGTAGCGAAGATTATCTCAAACCACTTTGATATTGAAGCTGAAAAAGTGACAGATCAATTAAACATTAAAGATGACTTGAATGCAGATTCGATTAGTGTAATGGAATTTGTTTTAGAGCTTGAAGATGAATTTGGTACAGAAATTTCAGATGAAGACGCAGAGCAAATCGAAACAGTTGGTGCTGCTGTAGATTATATTATGAATCACTTATAA
- a CDS encoding ATP-binding cassette domain-containing protein → MAEIIQIKDLKVHYPIRSGFFNRVTDHVLAVDGVDFIIEKGKTYGLVGESGSGKSTTGKAIIGLEKITSGSILYQNKEVTQARTRKAMKYNKDVQMIFQDSMSSLNPKKRVLDIIAEPIRNFERLSDQEEKKKVKGLLDIVGMPEDALYKYPHEFSGGQRQRLGVARAVATNPKLIIADEPVSALDLSVQAQVLNFMKNIQEEYGLSYLFISHDLGVVKHMCDNIAIMYKGRFVEIGTREDIYNDPKHIYTKRLLSAIPKIDVAHREEHKAERRKVEQEYIARQSEYYDENGRVYDLRKISPTHQVALKDGGAV, encoded by the coding sequence ATGGCGGAAATTATTCAAATCAAAGATCTGAAAGTTCACTATCCTATTCGCAGCGGCTTCTTTAATCGGGTGACAGATCATGTTTTAGCAGTTGATGGTGTCGATTTTATTATCGAAAAAGGCAAGACTTATGGTTTGGTTGGAGAATCTGGTTCAGGAAAATCCACAACAGGTAAAGCGATTATCGGTTTGGAGAAAATCACTAGCGGCAGTATCCTTTATCAAAATAAGGAAGTAACACAAGCGAGAACACGAAAAGCAATGAAATACAACAAAGATGTCCAAATGATCTTTCAGGATTCAATGTCCAGTTTAAATCCTAAGAAACGAGTTTTGGATATTATTGCGGAGCCGATCAGAAATTTTGAACGTTTAAGTGATCAAGAAGAGAAAAAGAAAGTCAAAGGATTACTAGATATCGTTGGAATGCCTGAAGACGCATTATATAAATATCCGCACGAATTTTCAGGCGGTCAAAGACAGCGTCTGGGAGTGGCGCGTGCGGTTGCGACTAATCCCAAATTGATCATTGCGGATGAACCAGTTTCAGCATTAGATTTATCTGTTCAAGCGCAGGTATTGAATTTTATGAAAAATATTCAGGAAGAATACGGGCTGAGTTATTTGTTTATCTCTCATGACTTAGGTGTTGTAAAACATATGTGTGACAATATTGCGATCATGTATAAAGGCCGATTTGTAGAAATCGGGACCCGTGAAGACATTTATAATGATCCAAAGCATATTTATACAAAGCGTCTGTTGTCTGCGATCCCTAAAATCGATGTTGCTCATCGAGAAGAACACAAGGCAGAGCGTCGTAAAGTTGAGCAGGAGTATATTGCTCGTCAAAGTGAGTATTATGATGAAAACGGCCGTGTTTATGATTTGCGTAAAATCAGTCCAACACATCAAGTGGCGTTGAAAGATGGAGGTGCAGTGTAA
- the smc gene encoding chromosome segregation protein SMC — protein sequence MYLKRIEIAGFKSFADRTVIEFENGVTAVVGPNGSGKSNITEAIRWVLGEQSAKSLRGGKMPDIIFAGSEGRKALNIAEVTVVLDNSDHFLPLDFTEISVTRRFRRTGESDFFINKQACRLKDIHDLFMDSGLGKESFSIISQGKVEAIFNSKPEDRRGIFEEAAGVLKYKQRKKKAEQKLFETEDNLSRVQDIIYELEDQLTPLAAQSEAAKEFLKLKETLTEIDVSLTVTEIESAKAVWEVKTAELTEIESKLNAASKKIRDSEDELFQLRGKRNKLDEQIEQEQQQLLQITEALKQTEGQKDVLVERSKHTLQTTSEYQQSLEENAEKITRYREEVQELQNKVAEKKAQREAFVEAINASELEVEKYSKSSKELLEELRSQYVEVMQEQANTTNDLKYLERQYQQETAKNQQSIQKHEALEKQMTEALADKEQVTADLAASEQSLTEQREQYAQLKHQLDQKQGQLAAKQKQMYQAMNQVQQVKARQKSLQEIQENYSGFYQGVRAVLKHKEQLTGIVGAVAELIDVPKEYTVAIETALGGAAQHVVVETEKDGRAGITFLKQQHSGRATFLPLTTIKPRSVSSAVRDRVGNVTGFLGIASEVVRFPDEVSNVIQNLLGVTLLAENLESANQLAKAVNYQYRVVSLEGDVMNSGGSMTGGANKRGNQGSLFSQTQELQTLTEQMERVEKQLAATEKEVQQLTDEVKQLNEELEQLRSTGEISRLKQQELQNKLTNQEETITRLTKEQRLFEFEARELHQFLTEYQAKKEELTEQQQKLDQQRNSLDQEIKQVDQEASQMETLRAEAFERYNQIQADQAVAAEQLAHLNEQLSEKQAQLDEFLARETALRQQLQQLNDNSTDHQVTEESLAIQMKQLAGKREQLQNSIQTAKTNRQQLQEQVDQIDTSLAEENKLQQHLLTEQTKIEVEKNRSEIKLDNSLQYLQEEYSLTFERAFEDYELTMEQDQAKIEVKRLKREIERLGPVNLNAIEQYEQVNERHEFLVSQRDDLLDAKDQLFETMSEMDEEVKTRFSEVFEAIRAQFKVVFPNMFGGGRAELILTDPNDLLNTGVEIEAQPPGKKLQNLSLLSGGERALTAIALLFSIIRVRPVPFCVLDEVEAALDDANVSRFGHYLSEFEDDTQFIVVTHRKGTMEAADVLYGVTMQESGVSKIVSVRLEEVKEGGAIVAES from the coding sequence GTGTATTTAAAACGAATTGAGATCGCAGGGTTTAAATCCTTTGCGGATCGAACCGTTATAGAATTTGAAAATGGAGTGACTGCTGTCGTTGGTCCAAACGGCAGTGGAAAAAGCAACATCACCGAAGCGATCCGCTGGGTTTTAGGCGAACAATCGGCAAAAAGTCTTCGCGGCGGAAAGATGCCGGATATTATTTTTGCCGGATCAGAAGGTCGTAAAGCATTGAATATAGCCGAAGTAACGGTTGTATTGGATAATAGTGATCATTTTTTACCATTGGATTTTACTGAAATCAGTGTAACACGTCGGTTTCGCCGGACAGGTGAGAGTGATTTTTTCATCAACAAACAAGCCTGCCGCTTAAAAGATATTCATGATTTATTTATGGACTCTGGATTAGGGAAAGAGTCATTCTCGATCATCTCCCAAGGGAAAGTCGAAGCGATTTTTAATAGTAAACCAGAGGACCGCCGCGGTATTTTTGAAGAAGCAGCGGGTGTGTTGAAATACAAGCAGCGTAAGAAAAAAGCCGAGCAGAAATTATTTGAAACAGAAGATAATCTAAGCCGTGTTCAAGATATCATTTATGAATTAGAAGACCAACTGACTCCTCTAGCTGCCCAAAGCGAAGCGGCGAAGGAGTTTTTAAAGCTGAAAGAGACATTGACCGAAATCGATGTAAGCTTGACCGTCACAGAAATCGAGTCGGCCAAGGCTGTGTGGGAAGTCAAAACAGCAGAATTGACGGAAATCGAAAGTAAGCTAAATGCAGCAAGTAAAAAAATCCGTGATTCAGAAGATGAGTTGTTCCAACTTAGAGGGAAACGCAATAAGTTGGATGAACAGATTGAACAAGAGCAGCAGCAATTGCTGCAAATCACAGAAGCATTGAAGCAAACAGAAGGACAAAAAGACGTTTTAGTCGAACGCTCAAAACACACGTTGCAGACAACAAGTGAATATCAGCAATCTTTAGAAGAAAATGCTGAAAAAATCACTCGTTATCGTGAAGAAGTGCAGGAGCTGCAAAATAAAGTAGCAGAAAAAAAAGCTCAACGTGAAGCATTCGTTGAAGCGATCAATGCTTCAGAGCTGGAAGTTGAAAAATATAGCAAATCGTCAAAAGAATTACTGGAAGAACTGCGTAGTCAATATGTTGAAGTGATGCAGGAACAAGCAAATACAACGAATGATTTGAAGTATTTGGAACGCCAATATCAGCAGGAAACAGCTAAAAATCAGCAATCGATCCAAAAGCATGAAGCGTTAGAAAAACAAATGACGGAAGCTTTAGCTGATAAAGAACAAGTGACTGCTGATTTAGCGGCTTCAGAACAGTCACTAACGGAGCAAAGAGAGCAATATGCTCAGCTGAAACATCAGCTGGATCAAAAGCAAGGTCAGTTGGCAGCTAAACAAAAACAAATGTATCAAGCAATGAATCAAGTCCAACAAGTCAAAGCTCGTCAAAAAAGCTTGCAGGAAATCCAAGAAAATTACTCTGGTTTTTATCAAGGTGTTCGTGCAGTTTTAAAACATAAAGAGCAATTGACAGGAATCGTTGGCGCTGTAGCAGAATTGATCGATGTTCCAAAAGAATATACAGTTGCGATCGAAACAGCTTTAGGAGGTGCGGCACAGCATGTCGTGGTTGAAACGGAAAAAGATGGCCGTGCTGGAATTACATTTTTAAAGCAACAGCATAGCGGCCGTGCCACCTTTTTACCATTAACGACAATCAAGCCTAGAAGTGTCTCTAGTGCTGTTCGTGACCGTGTTGGCAATGTAACAGGGTTTTTAGGAATTGCGAGTGAAGTGGTTCGTTTTCCCGATGAAGTCAGCAACGTTATCCAAAATCTTTTGGGTGTGACTTTATTAGCGGAAAATCTCGAAAGCGCCAATCAGCTAGCAAAAGCGGTCAATTATCAATATCGCGTGGTTTCTTTAGAAGGAGATGTCATGAACTCCGGCGGTTCAATGACCGGTGGTGCAAATAAGCGCGGCAATCAAGGGAGTCTGTTTTCTCAAACACAAGAGCTTCAAACGTTGACTGAACAAATGGAACGTGTGGAAAAACAGCTGGCAGCGACTGAAAAAGAAGTGCAGCAGCTGACAGATGAAGTCAAGCAGTTGAATGAAGAGCTTGAGCAATTGCGTTCAACGGGTGAAATCAGCCGTTTGAAACAGCAGGAACTTCAAAATAAATTGACCAATCAGGAAGAAACGATCACTCGTTTAACAAAAGAACAGCGTCTTTTTGAATTTGAAGCACGCGAGCTGCATCAATTTTTAACGGAATATCAAGCGAAAAAAGAAGAATTGACGGAACAACAGCAAAAACTTGATCAACAGAGAAACAGCTTAGATCAGGAAATAAAGCAGGTCGATCAAGAAGCGAGCCAGATGGAAACTTTACGGGCAGAGGCGTTTGAACGATACAATCAGATTCAGGCTGATCAGGCAGTTGCGGCGGAGCAGCTTGCTCATTTGAATGAACAACTATCAGAGAAGCAAGCACAGCTAGATGAATTTTTAGCACGAGAAACAGCTTTACGGCAACAATTACAGCAATTGAATGACAACTCGACGGATCACCAAGTCACCGAGGAGAGCTTGGCAATTCAAATGAAACAGTTAGCTGGAAAAAGAGAACAGCTGCAAAACAGCATTCAAACAGCTAAAACGAATCGTCAGCAACTGCAAGAGCAGGTCGATCAAATCGATACTAGTTTAGCTGAAGAAAATAAACTACAACAGCATCTATTGACAGAACAAACAAAGATCGAAGTCGAGAAGAACCGTTCTGAAATCAAATTGGATAATTCTCTGCAATATTTGCAGGAAGAATATAGCTTAACTTTTGAACGCGCCTTTGAAGATTATGAACTAACGATGGAGCAGGATCAGGCTAAAATCGAAGTAAAACGATTGAAACGAGAGATCGAACGTTTAGGACCAGTCAATCTGAATGCGATCGAACAGTATGAGCAAGTCAATGAACGCCATGAATTCTTAGTCTCACAGCGAGATGATTTGCTGGATGCTAAAGATCAATTATTTGAAACGATGAGTGAGATGGACGAAGAAGTTAAAACACGCTTTAGTGAAGTATTTGAAGCGATTCGTGCACAATTCAAAGTCGTATTTCCAAATATGTTCGGCGGTGGTCGGGCAGAGTTGATTTTGACAGATCCTAATGATTTGCTGAATACAGGTGTTGAAATCGAAGCGCAGCCGCCAGGCAAGAAGCTGCAGAATTTAAGTTTACTTTCAGGTGGAGAACGTGCTTTAACAGCAATTGCCTTGTTGTTCTCGATCATCCGTGTACGTCCAGTACCGTTTTGTGTCCTTGACGAGGTGGAAGCGGCGTTGGATGATGCGAATGTTTCACGATTTGGTCACTACTTAAGTGAGTTTGAAGACGATACTCAGTTCATCGTTGTCACGCACCGTAAAGGAACAATGGAGGCTGCTGATGTACTGTACGGGGTTACGATGCAGGAATCAGGTGTGTCTAAAATTGTTTCGGTTCGATTGGAAGAAGTCAAAGAAGGCGGAGCGATCGTGGCGGAAAGCTGA